The Culex quinquefasciatus strain JHB chromosome 2, VPISU_Cqui_1.0_pri_paternal, whole genome shotgun sequence genome contains the following window.
cacccttttttcaaacaagtgaggtttgagcccttactcaatttatggaataattaaaggattaacacaaatattactaatgtacttttgaaaacttttctaaaatgcttgggaccaaaatattgtaacaaaacaccgcgacaaaagaaatagcaacagataaacacgactcaacaatagggaagatttcaggagaaaacaatacacagtaaataacaattagtttttgaattcaaactaaaaataaaacagttcttgctttaatgaaaattgataggcacactataaatggttaggcgcttatacttacatcaaaccctacgtaatgtaccacccccggccgagttaaaatgcgtaaccggaaaagaaggtgtgcatgcctggcacgaacactcaaagcgtgttctagcgtgctgctcgtactgactcagagcaagggtgagatgtaggtgtaagggcagtgcgtgttcgtcgggaacctggtgcataagatcggtcaaggcccgttcttacactgaaaattgcgaattgcgaatcacaaaaaacactaattactcaacgaaaattacgctcaagacacaaataattcagtaaggtatgctattattcgattaccacaatcactcaccccaaacgaatagcgacacaaaagcacacaaaaaaaaaattaacctgcataatcacgacttcgcgtccccacttccagcgcaccaatgatgctattattcgattaccacaatcactcaccccaaacgaatagcgacacaaaagcacacaaaaaaaattaacctgcataatcacgacttcgcgtccccacttccagcgcaccaatgatgctattattcgattaccacaatcactcaccccaaacgaatagcgacacaaaagcacacaaaaaaaaattaacctgcataatcacgacttcgcgtccccacttccagcgcaccaatgatgctattattcgattaccacaatcactcaacccaaacgaatagcgacacaaaagcacacaaaaaaaattaacctgcataatcacgacttcgcgtccccacttccagcgcaccaatgatgctattattcgattaccacaatcactcaacccaaacgaatagcgacacaaaagcacacaaaaaaaattaccctgcataatcacgacttcgcgtccccacttccagcgcaccaatgatgttattattcgattaccagcacacaaaaaaaaaaattaacctgcataatcacgacttcgcgtccccacttccagcgcaccaatgatgctattattcgattaccacaatcactcaccccaaacgaatagcgacacaaaagcacacaaaaaaaattaacctgcataatcacgacttcgcgtccccacttccagcgcaccaatgatgctattattcgattaccacaatcactcaacccaaacgaatagcgacacaaaagcacacaaaaaaaattaacctgcataatcacgacttcgcgtccccacttccagcgcaccaatgatgctattattcgattaccacaatcactcaacccaaacgaatagcgacacaaaagcacacaaaaaaaattaacctgcataatcacgacttcgcgtccccacttccagcgcaccaatgatgctattattcgattaccacaatcactcaacccaaacgaatagcgacacaaaagcacacaaaaaaaattaccctgcataatcacgacttcgcgtccccacttccagcgcaccaatgatgttattattcgattaccagcacacaaaaaaaaaaattaacctgcataatcacgacttcgcgtccccacttccagcgcaccaatgatgctattattcgattaccacaatcactcaacccaaacgaatagcgacacaaaagcacacaaaaaaaattaacctgcataatcacgacttcgcgtccccacttccagcgcaccaatgatgctattattcgattaccacaatcactcaccccaaacgaatagcgacacaaaagcacacaaaaaaattaacctgcataatcacgacttcgcgtccccacttccagcgcaccaatgatgctattattcgattaccacaatcactcaacccaaacgaatagcgacacaaaagcacaaaaaaattaacctgcataatcacgacttcgcgtccccacttccagcgcaccaatgatgctattattcgattaccacaatcactcaacccaaacgaatagcgacacaaaagcacacaaaaaaaattaccctgcataatcacgacttcgcgtccccacttccagcgcaccaatgatgctattattcgattaccacaatcactcaacccaaacgaatagcgacacaaaagcacacaaaaaaaattaacctgcataatcacgacttcgcgtccccacttccagcgcaccaatgatgctattattcgattaccacaatcactcaacccaaacgaatagcgacacaaaagcacacaaaaaaaattaccctgcataatcacgacttcgcgtccccacttccagcgcaccaatgatgttattattcgattaccagcacacaaaaaaaaaaattaacctgcataatcacgacttcgcgtccccacttccagcgcaccaatgatgctattattcgattaccacaatcactcaacccaaacgaatagcgacacaaaagcacacaaaaaaaattaacctgcataatcacgacttcgcgtccccacttccagcgcaccaatgatgctattattcgattaccacaatcactcaacccaaacgaatagcgacacaaaagcacacaaaaaaaattaacctgcataatcacgacttcgcgtccccacttccagcgcaccaatgatgctattattcgattaccacaatcactcaacccaaacgaatagcgacacaaaagcacacaaaaaaaattaacctgcataatcacgacttcgcgtccccacttccagcgcaccaatctgaaatattcaaaatcattagaacgagtaaactacgaactgtattttaagataaatcctccaagcgttcttacttgttccgcacgagttttgcaaccacgcagtgttgttgtcatctcgatgaaaatgttcagaagttcttgtggtgaaaacaggtcactactgccttcatccgttgatgctggttggttttccctcggttgctgactgaagccaggaggtgttgtattctctgcaactttttgccgctgattcaacggcaatggctgcagatttggaaccactcgaacagatcccgctccaggtgacgccaaagcaggaaaatccacgtcagtgaaagttggtggtgttttgcgacgatttggttggtgcctcgtcgtcgcttgctgccgaatttttacaaactcagctcgttttgggcagctccgattcttggtagaatggtcgccgccgcaattgaagcatttcgcttcgatgttctcgttgattgtttcgcaagcttgagttttgtgctcacctccgcaggttgcacaacgactcttgatgaaacagttccttccaccatgtccaaactgcaaacagttcgaacactgcgtcacgtcacggtgcactggacgataacgttcccaagtcacgatgatgttgaaaattgcccgaactgctttcagctcagacggcgatgttgatcctttctcgagatgaaccaggtacagttgatcacgatacttgatgtccttgttgtgtctcgtcatcttgaagacttcgatcacgttcaacttaagagttttgagctcttctttcagcacactcacgtCCATAttgtacaggcctcggaggacctgtttcatggggcgtttacctggatcgtcatggctgtagtattcaatctttgtgttgttcaggaaatcccgaacgtagttgtaatcctttctggtaggtagcagaattttgagaccatcagcacacaagcgaatggaagctcgtaaagcaccagatttgataaacccggtcagccactttcgcaccgaatccgatgacgatgttttcacaaaaatgggtggcaacttttcccgtcgttcaaattcttccttctcgctcacgtccacagggagggtagcgaactggtttccagacaatttttgagcgtccttgctcaaactgcctggctttgcaggtagcgcttcggcattctttagcttcttcaaatctgccgatcctgctggtgaggaccgcctctttttcttgccgtgaggcatttttgcactttttaagcacttttttggtttgtgagggacgcacgtctgactcgcttctctgctgatcgcagactgcaTTATCTAGTCTAATCTATCTTtctcaaaacttttcaaaacggCTAGGCCAACTGCGTTTAAGTTAACCACAAAGATGactcgttgaattggattggtTTTGAGTATGGATGTTCAAACTACAaaacagttctgaatctacaggagaGGAAAAACGTGGGGACCCCCACttacgttcctgtttgtttaggcaatGTATCGCTGGAATgtgacattgtatttccacaaatgccctcgCTCTGGATAGCTTATGACGGTTCTAGGAATTATCTCAAACCTAGCTTGAGCCCTTTAGTCCAATATCGATGCAAGGTCCAATATACGAACAGCTGCCATGTTTACATGTTTTCTACTGCCATTTTTTATTGGATTACATGTTTCAaatataaaatccatttccattCAATCCAATATTTCCATACACGGCTAGATTAAAAGTGACACAAAACCCACTTCAACATCATTCAAGCCGACACACACGCGTCATTTGTGCGAATGCTCGGCCAAGTGGTTAACAAATCGATAATATTCATACCTCGCGCgcggcacacacacacagaatccAGAATccgcacactcacacacaatctGCCGGGGACATAGATATGAAAATCGCATAAAACTACGGCGATGCGAGAGGCAATAAAAATGTGCCAACTTTAAATTACTTACCATCGCACTGAGTCACGCCGTACGTGCCGACGAGCAGAACCGCCAGGACCAGGCAGGGATGCCAGGATGACGCTGCACGCGGTGACGAAGTCATCCTTTGTCTCCTGCCGGCGGCGTCGACGGCACCAGCGGCCACCGTGGGTTCTCCTCCCGAGTGCATCGAGAGGGCTCGAAAGTTGCGACTCTTCTCGAGAGCGGCGGGTTGGGGGCTTTTCTTAGAGTAAGAAAAAAAGGGGTTTTCGCCACGGTTCCGACCGAGATAACTGATTATTTTTCCGTACGTAAACCACACCAAAGCCGGGATGATGGCTCGAAGGGGGGATAATTTTCTTCCGTTTCTAACTTTTACCCGGATTTTCcgagtcacacacacacaacgcgAACCGCGTTGACGGACGGTCGCGGACACACGGACGAGACAGGCACGAAGGTGCAATTAGTCACATTACAGAGAGAAGGTggggattttttcagcgaatcCCGCGAAAAAATTGTAGATTCTACGACACGCTGGGTCCTTCTTCGAGATGACGACGGTTAGCCAAATCTATTCAATTTAGCAGACAGTCAAACTGATAGATGAACTCGCCGTGCACGCTGTCGGTGACTGGTCTGGTCCCTTTTGGTGTGGCCACTCTCTGCCGGCGCTGAAAGATAAGACCGGAAAGATGCAAGATTAAATCTCATTGTGTGACGATGCTGGGATTCGGTCCCGCAGGACCATTACGACGGAGAGCAAAGTTTTCCTACTCTCCGAGCAAGGCGATAAGAACTATTTGAACAATGATCTGTTGGAGCTAATAAAACACTTCATCGATGTCATATACTGGTCGGTGTCGTCTGCCCTCTTCACGGGGCGCTGTAATCCTCTTCGGGATCGGATTGATGGATTATGGGACGCGCGCGAGCTTGGAAAGTGTGCCAGCTGACCCGGGGGTGGGGAGGGAGTTTGTGTGCTTCTTTTGATAGATTGcggcacagatttttttttgaagtcacTTGAGAGCGAGAGGTGTAATTGGAGGGAAGTGGTTCAGCTGGGTTGGGTCAATTTCATTAGGGGATCGGGATTTATTAATAGAGGAAGTAAGTCAATGCTTTGATCTCGAAGGATTTAGGGAGGGTTTTTTGTGAAGTTAGACGGAAGAATTTGTAATTCCAATAACGCAGGGACTTATGCTTCAATAACTTGTGCCtatgatggagacgcatggtattCCAAATTTCCAGCACCATCAACAATTTAACTTTGTACTATACCGAGacaagaactttaaaaaaaatgtgtaaactgTACAcccaattaaaatttcattgcaTTTCAATGATGACAAAGCTACTGACATTTGGTTGCAGCACTACTGCAAATTAATGATGGAATCTCGCTATCCTTTCAGTTAACCAGAGTCTCGGCctgaaacttcaaacacgaacaaaagcagcgaaccgaagattggcaatgacgttttggaatttagacagtttggaacgcatgaattaccccattatcggtttcccgcatgGGTGGTGTGGACATTGTTGCACATGGTTgaagttgggaattttgcaacttattttaatttatgctaaatttcaaaattacactaaaggcacgatgatttgatgtgcaatattgatcagaatcgcgataaaagaggtttaaattgaaaaataataataaaacaaatttgggtctagaatttaacgaaattttgtctgttttgtaagacttaatgttattgcacaatggttatagaattttttacaaaaaagtaaatttttcggttcgtccacaaacaatctcatgtttgtaaacaaacgacgccatattgccaatgttttttggtagctcatatcaggccatcgccggggccctgcAGTTAACGCTTTAGTTCCACTGCTTAACTAAAAAGAAGTGTAGAAAAAGTACTCCATATCAAAGAAATAGaaacaaattagtttttttaatattcaatttaATTATTTCTTAATAATATAAAAACTAGTTTATTTTGGGTATTTGTAGAAGATTAACTTATGCAATCCGTTTTATTTGATCTTTCCATAATTccggagttttttaaaggtccaatatacaaaaaaaaaaacatttttgtgctttttgggtgttttgattTGCCATGATTCAAGAcggtttgaaaaaaacagaaaaagcaAGTGTGGtaaattggacctttaaaaaaactgtttgttcCCAGTCATTTCATCAAAACTTTACAAGCCAAACCGTTCGTGGAACATTTTACGGAAATCGGACTGTGGCTCAACGACAGCACCCGACGTAGCCTTCAAAGCTGATTCCGCTGCCGGTGCGATTTCCACCGCTCCACAAGTGGCCATCATATTGGCGCGTGCCAGCTCGAAGCCGGTCTTCATGCGTTGCTCACTGTCGGTCATACACGCGATGTAGGTCTGCTCCAGCCCATCCATGGTGGATCCCAGCACGGCAACCCATTCGGTCACCTCGTCCTGAATCGAAGTTGGGTACCGCTCCATGTTACCAGACTTGGAGGACAACTTAGTAAGGATCTTCTCCGGGTCGTAGAAGATGTTCTCGTCCTTGAACACGTTCAACAGCCCAATTCCAATGTACTCGGACTCGTCCTTTTGCATCGCGGCATAAAACTTGTTCACTTCCACCGTCAACGCATCACTCGCTTCGGAAATACACGTGGCGAATCCCGATCCTGCCAGGTTCATCACGCTGTCCGTCATCAATCGCACAAACGAAAGACACGGTACGTCCGCTGTTGAAGGCTGGTTGTCGATCTGGAAGATGATCTTGTCCTCCTCGGTAATGGCATCCGTGACCAGGGTTTCCTTGACCTTGAGAACGTCTTCGTGAAACACGTTCAGCTTGGCGGAGCTGCTCAAACGAGCGTCGGACAATGTTTCGATGACGAAATCCTGAATCTCGCGGTACCGCGGACGCAGGTTGTTCATGGAAGCGAGGACGGTCTTCGATTTGGGACGATCTGCCGAAACGGCCTGCAAAATGTCACTTTTATTAGCTTTCTCTTAACTTCTTCAAATCAACCAAACTTACGCTTAGTCCAACAAACAAAATTGCTGCAATCACAAACGACTTCATGGTTGGGATTGGTTTATTTGGTCCCAGCTCTTAACACTTCCTCTTTCAGATCACTTATGGCTACTTGCTCCAATCAGGGAGAATATATATACGAGCCACCGAATTTGTTTCAGTTCCTGATATTAAACCCAATTGTCCACAAATCGTCGAAGAATTTTATCTAGGTCCGGCTGATTAAAGCAAATCCACGCACATAAAAGCTTCAGTGGGGTTTGATGGCACTTGGATTGAAATTCGCAATCTGGTTCAACGGTATCCGGCCAAATCGTATCGCGAAGTTCCGACAACAACGCGTACAGATTGTACGGTCAAGAATGTCGTCATGAAATATTGCTTTCGATTTATGGTGTATGGTCGAATCTGATACAGAGTTGTTGTCAAGTACCTAATTACCTTGATTTAAGCAATCAAATGGTAATAAATTCcaggattttattttttaaatcatttcgtatgtttttgaaattttgagaaaattggaTTTTGTGTTTTCACTtcaatcaagcaaaaaaaaaaaacaaggaatgaggttagaaaaaaacaattaagtTTTGTTTCCCTGAAAGTAACTTttctgcaattccgtcgtgaaaaaaaagttgaacttttcagcacttgtttcgaaaagtaacatttttcaacatttttttgatttaaacgatttattgacaaaatacatgaaaatttgacttaaaatttcactcaatgggtgtttttcggaattgcaaaaaatgttgtatggaactcgttgcaaaacttgatttttcagcactcttcgtacttatccaactcggtgaacctcgttggataaatgtacgactcgtgctgaaaaaatcctctttttgcaacttgttgcataaactactattagcgTTCTATCCGATGTACTGTATAAAAAAATGGCAGTAATCAAATCTTTTGAAAACACTTACACATGAAAAACACGGAAatcagtgaaattttctgaggtgTTTGACAACGACCTGATAATCTCTacaaaagctgtaattcatgacgGTCCTATAATCTACACGCTGTTGTCGGGAATTGACCATATGATTTGGGCGGATGTCGTTGAAGCAGATTGTTTTTATCAACCGGACAAAGATTAAATTCTACAAATGTTATTGTGCTATTGGCTGAATATCAGGAACTGATACAAATTCGATGGCTCGTATATAAATCTTTACTGGTTGGGGTAAGAAGGCATAAGTGATCTGAAACAGGTAGAGTTAAGAGCtagaacaaataaaataatcCCAACCATGAAGTCGTTTGTGATTGCAGCAATTTTGTTTGTTGGACTAAGCGTAAGTTTGGCTGATTTGAAGAAGTTAAAAGAAAGCTAATGTAAGTGACATTTTGCAGGCCGTTACGGGAGATCGTCCTGAATCGGAGACCGTCCTCGCTACCATGAACACCCTGCGTCCGCGGTACCGCGAGATTCAAGATTTCGTCATCGAAACCTTGTCCGACGCTCGCTTGAGCAGCTCCGCCAAGCTGAACGTGTTCCACGAGGACGTTCTCAAGGTCAAGGAAACCCTGGTCACGGATGCCATCACCGAGGAGGACAAGATCATCTACCAGATCGACAACCAGCCTTCTTCAGTGGACGCGTCGTGTCTTTCGTTTGTGCGATTGATGACGGACAGCGTGATGAACCTGGCAGGATCGGGTTTCGCCACGTGTATTACCGAAGCGAGTGATGCGTTGACGGTGGAAGTGAACAAGTTTTATGCCGCGATGCAAAAGGACGAGTCCGAGTACATTGGAATTGGGCTGTTGAACGTGTTCAAGGACGAGAACATTTTCTACGATCCGGAAAGGATCCTGACCAAGTTGTCCTCAAAGTCGGGCAACATGGAGCAGTACCCTACTTCGATCCAAGACGAGGTGACCGAATGGGTTGCCGTGCTGGGATCCACCATGGATGGGCTGGAGCAGACCTACATCGCGTGTATGACCGACAGTGAACAACGTATGAAGACCGGATTCGAGCTGGCTCGCGCAAATATAATGACCACTTGTGGAGCGGTGGAAATCGCTCCGGCAGCGGAATCAGCTTTGAAGGCTACATCGGGTGGTGTCATTGAGCCACAGTCcgattttcgtaaaattttccgcgAAAGGTTTGGGTTGTAGAAGTTTGATAAAATAGTTATGACAAATTATGGATAAGCCAAAGAATTATTAGTTGTTATTGTTAACTTTGACAAAATCCTTGAAGATTGAAAAagatttgcttaaaaaatatacGAAAATTTCCCACATTTTGGCTGTAGTCTTCCACAAACTTATTTACTTTTATACCGAAATATCTTCCAAATTTGGCAGAATGCATGgattaattgaaaaaagtggtgaaaTATACGTTATCCGTTATTGTACAAGATCTTCAATATctcaacaaaaatgttttctttcccaattttcttaatttatgaTCTAGCTAAGGCAAATTATATTATGCCCTATAAATTATCAGCTACTAACAAACTCGTTTTATTAGTCCATTCCGGTGAAAACGAGTGCCTATTTTGGGAGCCTTTCGCAAAAACCGTAAATATCATTCATCAACCTCTTTCGGGGACAGTTCGTCACCGTCAGGGTTGTCCGCACGAACTCCCGAACTGTCTTCTGATAAGGTGTAACATTCGCTAATTTATGGTGGCTGTATCTGGCGTAGTCAGTCCCAGGTAGGTTAGTGGTTCCATATTCGTACTACGATAATTAGCTTGACACGAGTGCGATAAGAAACACCACAGAGAGATAACGATTTGAAGGGagcgaaacaaaaaacaatgcACGAGACTTACTGAAAATAAAGATTGcattatttcttcttttttttcgaacgAAAGTCACGAAAAAGTTTGCGAAAATGTTCGTGACAATCGATAAGCCCCGGAGGGCCATAGGGAATCCGTTAGGTCTGTCCGTTTGTTATCAGCGCTCTGTCTCGAGCACGCAGGGTTTCGGGCTTTTGAACTTTGGAACGATTCGTAACTCGTCAGGTAGGTCTGTAATTAAATGTCTCATCATCATCCGTCAAAAATTGAGAAGGTtcaaacgaaaacaaaacaaaaaatatatgaacAGCTTGGAAGCGTGACGCATTCCCTCATTGGTGGATAAGGTCGAGCAGAGTGCTTGCGTTGCGCACGAATGGTCACGTGCTGAAGTGGGATTGAGAAGGACTTTGGTGGAAATTTTAAGGGAAAAGAATGAATTGTTCCATTCAAATATAAGTgcttaaaaaacatttgaaacataTTGTTTGTTCAAAGGAATTTCAATCCAGAGAATTACTGTTTAATTCCTAGTCAACTCTTATAGAATCCAAAATAAATTTCATGTAATGCCACAAACATGCAGGATTTGAACCTAGGTACACAAGGGATAGGGATGGATAAACGTCAATATAAGCTTGCCATCTCAGTCAAGTAGGGTTTTAATACTGGTGTGCTACATACTTCtgggtgtaattttacataaaattaaaaatgatgaGCGATTCTCTTAGACTTtgaacaacgatttttttttgcatttttttgatttggatgaatctttgtgtgtactttttcacAAGATGTCATTTTGCATCAGTTGTTCGTCCATACAAATCTTCATACAATGTTAGCAACCATCAAAAATGTGTACcttgaaaacagattttctgatcgatttggaaaTAGTTTCTCTATTTATCCAATTCGACTTTAACAcaagatacacagaaaaaaaaagttgaattttgtaatgttgaaaatttggtaggttgattattacctctttttttgagtaatattacataaaaaatgtgtaaaaatgtgaacctgatgaatattcatcaaaaactgatgaaaattcatcattttatggggtaaaattaataattttttttgacacaaaatctgtcaccatttcctgatgaatattaccatcattttttttctgtgtattgaaacgcgcaaaaatatatttttttgaaaaaatcgttattttttaaaaacgttgaaaaaagcCCAATTGTAGTTACATtaattttagatgtaaaatcaaatttgcaatcaatcaGTACTGTATATCAATTCCGATATCGTCCACCATAGCCAcctgaaattgttttttgttcataacgTGACTACTTTTACCTGTGAAAGTCATGACCAAGCTTGAtaaactctaaaaatatttttattccgaagagatctgaaaattttctaaaacatttttttaacgacATTGAAGATTAGGCTAATGGTGGCTGAAATAAAACCTCTGAAAAATCACTCACAACATTTCATATGGTcgaaaaaataactgaaaaaaaaaatattcctctgGTTTTCTTCccattttttattgattcattgataatatttgaaatattattgaatTTATGGAGTTCAGtagaaaaaaatggttgaaaattgattcccagccaaaaaaaatcctcaaacaaCTTTATTCGTGTACTAGGAATGTTTaagtctagattttttttttttaaataggtcctataaacatatggagaacaatagtttataggtcctttaaaaaaactcaagaattgtCAAAGCATTAAGTTTTTGATAGTTCGACCTGATCGTttgtttaaattcaaaattgttccgAAAAATcatagtgcaaaaaaaaaaagaaaattcaaaaaacttcaaaattctaatgaaaatagaagtcaaatcaacttaaaacaatctaaaacgcatttttctgcattgctaatcatatttagcttgtttgggctggattaaaaatattttgaattttttttatgacatttcaatgcacagcaccgcaaaaactttttttctgtaaaaaaataaattttcgtcaatagttaggtattttggaaactaatgattgcaaaacaactagacaggtgtataatgcatttttaaacacttttttcattcaaatgttataaCCATGgctcgaaaatttaatttttgagctttttttgagaatgttaaaaaaaattatccttcgaaaccataacttttgaaatgtggGTAAATTATTGTTAATTGTTCCAACCCACTCAATGGTAAAAAATGAATGCGTTTTTTCTCCCTTCAACCAATCGCAAGACAAAAGAAACAATtgcgcgcaaaaaaaaagaaaccgtTATTTACTCACCTTCACGTGGGGTCCATTCATAAAAATCCCAATCCAATAAGAATCCACAACCGAGCCGAGCGCACCACGACAACCACAGACTCCGCCCGACAGCAGAACAATAGATTGCACACAACGAGTTAAAGGGACGTTCTTTCACACGCACACAACTACTCTCGCAAACAATTAAATCACTTTGCTTCAgattttggcaaaatttcaccgCTTTATTATGCACTTTCACACCTTGCACCGGAATCTGGAATGGCCAGCAGGCCTCCCACTTTTCACTGCTTCCGATTCACTACCCCGACCGGGAGGGAAATTTATCAGAATCGACCGACAAAGGGGGAGAGCGCGTCCGTTAACTTCCAACTGCACGCGACGAGTGATAAAAGACAACTGATGATGCTGAAAGCCAAAAGTTTCGTT
Protein-coding sequences here:
- the LOC6031358 gene encoding uncharacterized protein LOC6031358, whose amino-acid sequence is MKSFVIAAILFVGLSAVSADRPKSKTVLASMNNLRPRYREIQDFVIETLSDARLSSSAKLNVFHEDVLKVKETLVTDAITEEDKIIFQIDNQPSTADVPCLSFVRLMTDSVMNLAGSGFATCISEASDALTVEVNKFYAAMQKDESEYIGIGLLNVFKDENIFYDPEKILTKLSSKSGNMERYPTSIQDEVTEWVAVLGSTMDGLEQTYIACMTDSEQRMKTGFELARANMMATCGAVEIAPAAESALKATSGAVVEPQSDFRKMFHERFGL
- the LOC119766877 gene encoding uncharacterized protein LOC119766877 is translated as MNTLRPRYREIQDFVIETLSDARLSSSAKLNVFHEDVLKVKETLVTDAITEEDKIIYQIDNQPSSVDASCLSFVRLMTDSVMNLAGSGFATCITEASDALTVEVNKFYAAMQKDESEYIGIGLLNVFKDENIFYDPERILTKLSSKSGNMEQYPTSIQDEVTEWVAVLGSTMDGLEQTYIACMTDSEQRMKTGFELARANIMTTCGAVEIAPAAESALKATSGGVIEPQSDFRKIFRERFGL